The following nucleotide sequence is from Streptomyces caniferus.
CTGCATGACGGCGCAGGTGTGCGCGAAGGTCTCCAGGTACCGCTCGAGCGAGCCGGAGTCGGCGGCCTCACGGAACCAGATCCCAAGCTTTTCCGGGTCGGTTTCGGGCAGTCCCTCGTAGCCGTTCTCGCGGGCCAGCTCGACGACGGTGGCGGGGCGCAGGCCGCCGTCGAGGTGATCGTGGAGCAGCACCTTGGGGGCGCGGAGGATCTGTTCACTGGTCGGCAGTGTGGTGGTCTCGCTCGTCATCTCGGCACTCTAGCCCCTACGCGCGTAGATCTCATCGAACGATACGTAACAGTGACCCGTCCACGGGGTGGCGGGCACGCCTCCTTCTGCCATCGTTCTGGTCATGGCTCAGCAAGCACTGCCGGTGCGCGAGGCCCGGCTGGGAAAACCGCTGGGAACGGCCGGCAAGGAGGGAGCGCGCGAGGCGCTCCGGTGGCGGGGTGGCGGCGCGCGGAGCACCGGCCGGGAGGTGAGCGGGGTCGCGCTTTTACTGCCCGGGGGCGTGCCGACCGGGGTGCGGCGGCCGTCGCCGGTGGCGGCACTGGCGGTGCGGCCACTGGCGGTCCGGCTGGCGAAGGCGGGACGCCCTGAGGGCCTGACGGCCCATGTCGTCCGCTACCGCTGCAGCGGCTGGAACGGCCCCGACGCCCATCCGGCACGGGACGCGGCCTGGGCCCTCGACGAGGTGGTCCGCCGCTACGGCGATGTCCCGGTCTGCCTCGTCGGCACGGGCATGGGCGCCCGCGCCGCCCTGCACGCCGCGGGCCACCCCGCCGTCAACTCCGTACTGGCGCTGGCCCCTTGGCTGCCCGGCCCCGGCGAGGACGACGAGCGGCCCGACCCGGTGAAACAGCTCATCGGCCGACAGGTCCTGCTGGTCCACGGCACGAACGACGAACGCACCGATCCCGATCTGTCCTACCGCTACGCCGAACGCGCCAAGAAGGTCAACCGCGACACCTGCCGCTTCGAGGTCCACTCCGACGGCCACTCCCTGCACCAGCACCGCACCGAAGTCCTCTCCCTGGCCGCCGACTTCATGCTCGGCTCCCTCTTCACCCGCGACTACTCCAGACCCGTCAAGGACGCCCTGGCCGCCCCACCACCCCTGGGCCTGCGCATGCCCCTCGCCGCGGGCTTCGGGGCGTCGCTGCGGCACTGAGGGGTTGCCGGGCGCCGGGGTCCTGCCGCCGGTGTTCGCCCCCCTCACCTCGGCAGCAGCTTCCCCCGGCGGCTGAGGAGGAACTTCTTGAAGGCGGCTACCGGTGGGGTGTCCGGATGGCCGTCCAGCCAGGCGACGCCGATCTCGCGGACGGCGCGGGGGGCCGTCACCGTCAGTTCGGCGACTCCGGGGCGGGGCACGGCGGGCGGGGGCAGCAGGGCCACGCCGAGGCCGGCCGCGACCAGGCCGCGCAGGGTCTCGGCCTCCTCGCCCTCGAAGGCGACCCGTGGGGTGAAGCCCGCCTCGGCGCACAGCGCGTCGGTGATCCGGCGCAGCCCGTAGCCGGGTTCGAGGGTGACGAAGAGCTCGCCGGCGGCCTCCGCGAGCCGGACCCGCTTGCGGGCGGCCAGCGCATGGTCGTCCGGGACGACGAGGCGCAGCTTCTGTTCGTCGAGCCGGCGGGCGACCAGGTCCGGGTAGTCCGGGACCGGCGAGGTCAGGCACAGGTCGAGGTCGCCGGCGCGGAGGCGTTCGATCATGGCCTCGCCGTAGTTCTGGACGAGCTGGAAGCGGACGCGCGGGTGGTCGGCGCGGAAGCTGCGGATGAGGCCGGGCACGGTCTCCGAGCCCATGGTGTGCAGAAAGCCGAACGCCACCTTCCCGGCGGCGGGGTCGACATCGGCCCGTACGGACTCCGTTGCCCGCTCCAGATCCGTCAGCGCCCGCTCGGTGGAGGCGAGAAAGGCGCGGCCGGCCGGGGTGAGGGCCAAGGTGCGGCCGTGCCGGGCGAAGAGGGCGACGCCGAGGTCGTCCTCCAGGCGGACGAGGGCGCGGCTGAGCGTCGGCTGCGGCATGCCGAGCTCCTGCGCGGCGCGGGTGACGTGTTCGTGCCGGGCGACGGCGGTGAACTGGGCGAGCCGCGGGGCGAGGACCGCCGCCCAGGAGTCGCCTCCGAGCTCGGCCGGCTCCCTCGCCTCCGCACCGGCCCGCGGCGCTGCGGCACTCTCTTTTCTGTCGCGACCTTGCAACAGCGGCCCTTGCGACCTGGGATCATGTGTCACAGCATCGATTATGGCGTTTCTATGCATTGGACGCATGAAACGCGGCGTCCTACCTTCGAAGCATGCCTCCCGCTGATACCGGGGCGTCCGTCATCGACCGTGCGGCCGCCTCTCCCCAGTCGTCCACTGACTCTTCTCCTTCCGCCGCTCCCGACCCCGAGTCGGGCAAGCTGCGGCCGGGCGGCCCCGGCTACCGCCGGATGAGCTTCGCCCTCTTCGCCGCCGGGATCGCGACCTTCGCACTCCTCTACTCCACGCAGGCGCTGCTGCCCGCGATCTCCACCGACCTCGGGGTCAGCCCGGACCAGGCGAGCTGGACGGTGTCCGCGGCCACCTTCGGCCTGGCCCTCGGTGTGATCCCGCTGAGCGCGGTGTCCGAGCGCTTCGGCCGGCGCACGCTGATGACGGTGTCCCTCTCCGTCGCCGCGTTGATCGCCATGGCGGTGCCGTTCGCCCCGTCGCTCGGTGCGCTGATCGCGCTGCGCGGCATCCAGGGCGTCGCGCTGGCCGGGCTGCCGGCGTCGGCGATGGCCTTCCTGGCCGAGGAGGTGCGCGCCAAGGCGCTGGTGGCGGCCATCGGACTGTTCGTGGCGGGCAACAGCATCGGCGGCATGTCGGGCCGGATCGTGACCGGCTGGGTCGCCCAGGCGTGGGGCTGGCGGGCCGCGCTGGCCGCGGTGGGTGTCCTGGCCGTGGTGTGCGCGGTGACGTTCCGGCTGCTGGTTCCCAAGGCCCGGCACTTCGCGCCGCGTTCGGTGGGCCCGCGGGCGCTGGCCCGCACGCTCGGCGGCCACCTCGCCGACCCGCTGCTGCGCCGCCTGTACGCCATCGGCGGGCTGTTCATGACGGTCTTCGGCGCGGTCTACACGGTCATCGGCTACCGCCTGGTGTCCGAGCCGTTCAACCTCCCGCAGGGCATCGTCGGTTCGATCTTCGTGGTCTACCTGGTCGGTACGGTCTCCTCGGCCGCGGCCGGGAAGCTGGTCGCCCGCACGGGCCGCCGCGGCGCGCTCTACCTGGCCGTCGGCACCACTTCCACGGGCCTGCTGCTCTCCCTCTCCGACTCCGTCTACTCGGTGCTGGCAGGCCTCGTCCTGATCACCGCGGGCTTCTTCGCGGGCCACGCGGTCGCCTCGTCCTCGGTCAGCCGCACCGCCAAGACGGCCCGCGCCCAGGCGTCGGCGCTGTACCAGTGCGCGTACTACGTCGGCAGCAGCCTGGGCGGTGCGCTCGGCGCCGCCGCCTTCCACGCCGTCGGCTGGGAGGGCACCGTCCTCCTGGGCCTCGCCGCGATGGTGGGCGCCGCCTCGATCACCCTCTACGCCACCCGCAAGGCCGTGGCCGAACGCCGCCTGCTCCACCTGGAGAAGGCCGCGTAACTCCCCTCGGTCCGAAGGGCCCGTCCCGCCACCTGTCCTGGTGGGGCGGGCCCTTCGCCGTCGACCGGCTTGGCAGAGCGGGGTGCCGGGGTGCCGGGGTCCTGTCGAACGGCTCGGGTCGGCTCGCCGAGGCGGACGGAGCGCGGGTCGCGGTGGTGCGTGGGGGCGGCGGAGCGGCACTGTCACTGTGTGCGGCAGCGCTCGGCCCTCCAGATCCTGAAGGGCTACTCCCTGACAGGGTCGGCGCCGGGGCGCTTGACGATCCGGTCGCCGACCGCGACCGACTTCCAGAGCCGGCGGCTGATCCGGACCTTCACCGCTTCGCCCTCGGCAAGGCGGACCTCGACGGAGTGGTACATGTTCGAGCCGTCGAGCATGCCCCGCGACTTGTTGAGGACGACGCCTTCCCAGGCGTCGTCTTGTCCGGCTTTGCGAGATGTGAACATGCTACGGAGCCTACGAGGGCCGGTGGCCGGCCTGCAGAGCCGTGCGTCACCTCCTGGCGATGACATATGTCCTGCCGGGGCGTTGACCGCCACTCGACCGCAGACCGGCGGCTCGTGCGGGTGCGCGGGGCGTCGCCCGGCGAGCCTGGTCGGCGGCTGCGGCGGACGCGTGGGCACGGCACGCCGGGATACGTGTATGATCATGATGCAACTTCGGTGCACAGCACGGAAGTCACGCGTCTGTGGTCCAAGGAAAGACGTCCGCCAGCCGGCGGGAAATGCAGGTGCAAGGCCTGCCGGGCGCTCCACACAAGGGTCCCCGCCTCATTCGAGGCGGGGACCCTTCGTCGTTCGGGCCCGCACCCCGCCGGACGGCAGACGTACGAGGCCCTCGATGACGGGCAGGCGTCGCGGCCGGTCCGGGCGTCGCGGCCGGTCCGGGCGTCGCGGCCGGTCCGGGCGCCCCTGACACGGTCCTCCTGCCGGAAGCGCTCGGCGGTGGGTGCGATCGCTGCGGGCTCCTCGGCCTCGACGAGCACAACCGGCTTCGGCACGCCGAACGGGACCGGTGCCGCTGCACCGATCCCGTTCACCATGCGAGCCGCGCCCGCAGCGGCCGCCGGCCGCCGGCCCGGGTCAGGCGATGCGTTCCAGCACCACCGGGGTGGCGGCGAAGGCCGCGTCCCGGGGGCCGACGAGGACGCCGCCGTCGAGGGCCTCCAGGGCGTAGGGGAGCTTTTCGGGGGTGTCGGTGTGCAGGGTCAGCAGGGGCTGGCCGGCGGTGACCGTGTCGCCGGGCTTGGCGTGCATCTCGATGCCGGCGCCGGCCTGGACCGGGTCCTCCTTGCGGGCGCGGCCGGCGCCCAGGCGCCAGGCGGCGAGGCCGACGGCGTAGGCGTCGAGGGTGGTGAGGGTGCCGGAGGAGGAGGCGGTGACGACATGCTGTTCGCGGGCGACCGGGAGGGCCGCGTCGGGGTCGCCGCCCTGGGCGCTGATCATGCGGCGCCAGTGGTCCATGGCGGAGCCGTCGGCGAGCGCCTTGGCCGGGTCGGCATCCTTGAGGCCGGCCGCGTCGAGCATCTCGCGGGCCAGGGCGAGGGTGAGGTCGACGACGTCCTGGGGGCCGCCGCCGGCCAGGACCTCCACGGATTCGCGGACTTCGAGGGCGTTGCCCGCGGTCAGACCGAGCGGGGTGGCCATGTCGGTGAGCAGGGCGACGGTCTTCACGCCGTGGTCGGTGCCCAGCTCGACCATGGTGGAGGCCAGTTCGCGGGCGTTGGCGAGGTCCTTCATGAAGGCGCCGGAGCCGACCTTGACGTCCAGGACGAGGGAGCCGGTGCCCTCGGCGATCTTCTTGGACATGATGGAGGAGGCGATCAGCGGGATGGACTCGACGGTGCCGGTGACGTCGCGGAGCGCGTAGAGCTTCTTGTCGGCGGGGGCCAGGCCGTCGCCGGCGGCGCAGATGACCGAGCCGACGTCGCGCAGGACGTCCAGCATCTCGGTGTTGGAGAGCGTCGCGCGCCAGCCGGGGATGGACTCCAGCTTGTCGAGGGTGCCGCCGGTGTGGCCGAGGCCGCGGCCGGAGAGCTGCGGGACGGCCGCGCCGCAGGCGGCGACGAGCGGGGCGAGCGGGAGGGTGATCTTGTCGCCGACGCCGCCGGTGGAGTGCTTGTCGGCGGTGGGGCGGGGCAGCGAGGAGAAGTCCATGCGCTCGCCGGAGGCGATCATCGCGGCCGTCCAGCGGGCGATCTCCGTGCGGTTCATACCGTTGAGGAAGATGGCCATCGCGAGGGACGACATCTGCTCGTGGGCGACCTCGCCGCGGGTGTAGGCGCCGATCACCCAGGCGATCTGATCGGCGGTCAGCTCGCCGCGGTCGCGCTTGGTACGGATGACGGAGATGACGTCCATGGAGGTTCCTTTCGAACGGGTAGGTCCGTTCTACACGCATAGACGGCGGGGTGGCCAGGGGCGGCGGGCGGCCGCCCTGGGGGTGGCGCCAGGGGCGGTGCCTGGGGTGCGGCCCGCCCCGTCTGGTCGCCGGCGGCGGTGGCGGTGGCGGTGGCGGTGGCGGTGGCGGTGGCGGTGGCGGTGGCGGTGGCGGTGGCGGTGGCGGTGGCGGTGGCGGCTACAGCGTCCAGCGGTGTATCTGCCCGTTCGGTGCCGTGTAGGTCACGGTCTGCTCGGCGGTGGTGGCTTCGATGGTGAACCACTCGCGTCGCGGTCGGTTGAGCCGCCGCCAAAGCTGGTGGGCTGCCTCCATCGGTGCCCACAGGTCGCGCGGGCCGGTGGAGGTCACCAGGGACATCCCCTCGGGCATGTCCTCGACGCGCGTGGCCGAGCCATCCGCCGGGTCGTACAGCGTCGTCACGTGCAGGCCGTCGTCGCTCCGGCCGTATGTGCGGATGAGGCCCTGGGGCATGTGCAGCTGGGCGAAGAAAGAGAACGTCCAGTCATCCAGCGCCTGCCCGGAAAGCTCGGCGTCACGACATGGGCGGTCGCGGATCTCTGGTGCCTGCGCCTCATCCTCGGAACCGCTCTTGAAGGGCATGAAGGCGGCGGGTGTGTGCAGAATGCGGCCGACCGCCGTCCCGTCCGGCAACTTCGTGAGTCGGGCGATCATTCCGCCGGCGAGCGTGCCCTTGACAGGGATGACCAGGATGCCGCCGACGCGGCAATGATCCAGCCACGAGGGTGGGATGCGTCGTACAGAGGCCGTGGCGATGATGCGGTCGTACCTCGCATCGGGCGGAACATCCCGTGCACCGTCGCCGTGGAGCACGAGCGGGTCGAAGCCGAGGCCGTTGAGCCGTTCGCGGGCCAAGGCCGTGAGGACGTCGGAGCGGTCCACGGTGGTGACGTGCTTGTCACCAGCGAGGTGGCAGAGCATCGCAGCGTTGTAACCGCTGCCGGCACCCGCCTCGTACACCTCGTCCCCTTCGTTCACGTCGAGGGCATCGAGCATGTCCGCCATGAGGCTCGGCGCGGTCGAGGATGACGTCGGTACACCGGTCACTCCGCCGGGGTCGGCTTCCTCGGCGTGTACGCCGTCCACTTCGGTGATGAGGGAGTCGTCCGTGTACACGGCGTCGAGCCAGCCCTCCCCGTCGCCGTCGGTGATCCGCCAGGGGATGAACCGTTCGCCCTCGCGGCGGTAGAAGACGGGGACGAACGGATGCCGGGGGACGTTGAGAAACGCCCCCGCCAGCTGGGCCGACAGCACCACGCTTCCACGGTCGATCTGCTGGGTGAGCGAGACACGTGCCCGGATCAAGCACTGTTCATCGTCGAGGATGTTCGTCACTGGCCGGTCCCTTCCAAGTAGTCACAGATCGCACCCGTGATCGGTAGTCCGGTCGCCTGCTCGATGAACCCGTACTGTCCGCTCGGGTTCACCTCCAGGAATCGCCATTGCCCCTCCGGCGTCACCACGAAGTCGAACGCGCCGTACGGCAGGCCGAGCCGGTCCAGCATTTGCAGCACTCCGGCGGCCACCTCGGGCGGCGGGTCACAGATCTTGTAGGTATGGCTGTCGTAATCGCTGCGCCAGTCGATGTGGCCGGCGTCCGAATCGGCATGGATCTCGGCCGCGAAGATCTGGCCGTTCACGACGGTCAACCGCGCCTCGTACGCCTTGGGTACCCACTCTTGGAACATGTGGGCGGTGGTGGAGATGTCCGCGTGAGGCAGGTCCTCGGGGGCGACGATGGTCGCGTACACGGCAGCAGTCTGCCCGCGTACCGTGCCACGCACATGGAAGAAAGGCTTGTACACGAGGGGGCCGCCGAGGGAGTCGGCGAAGTCCTGTGCCGCAACCGGGTCGTTGGTGATGAGGGTGCGGGGAACGCTCAGTCCCACGTCGGCCGCGATGCGCAGTTGCAGCGGCTTGTACTCGGCATCCGCCTCCCTTCCCGGTGGGGGCAGCCATCGGCACGGCAATGCCGTCAGCAGTCCACCGAAGCCCCACCGGGCCTCCGTCTCGGCGACCTTGCGGGCTTCGACGGTCATCTGCTCGGGAAACTTCGGACGGGTCGGGCGACGGTAGTAGACGGAGCGGACCGACCCGAGGTCGAGGGTGCGGCGGTCGTTTTTCAGCGTGCCGTGCCAGCGGTTCCCGTTGAGGCACGCGGCAAGCGCGAGCCTCAACGGGAACTCAGCCGTATCGGCCCGGAAGACGGGCACGGCGCGCCGGTTCAGCTCCTCAACCACCAGATCGCAGGTCGGGTCGAAGCGACCCGCCAGGATGAGAACGTGCCCGGCACCCGTCATCAGTCGTCGCTCGGTCCGGGGTCGTCCGGCGCGTCCATCTGACCCGTGGGCGCCGTCGGCCCGTAGGTCTTCGGTGGATTCTTGGTCATGTAGACGCCCGGCGGCATGTCCTCGTAGACGCCGGTCTGTGACTCCTCGTCGTACGCGACATCGCTCGGCAGGATGCCGCCCGTGGCCGCGACGGGGGTGAGGAAACGGAACGCGAACGGAGCCGGTCCCTCATGGTCCGACAGCTCCGGCAGGGACGCGGACCCGTCGGTGCTCAACGGGAGCCGCAGTTCCGGGGCGTCGAGCAACCGCCCGGCAGGACGACGTTCCTCAACTGGGGTGGGCATTGCTTCCCCTTTCTCGCTTCTCGGTCTTTCTCGAAGGACGGATGTCTGTGGATGGGAAGGGCGCGTACATCAAGCGACGGCTGATCTCGCTCGCTCCCGTACCGTCCCCGGTCCCCTCCGGCCGCCGGCGCAGCCGCGACGGCATGCCCGTGCACCGTGCCCGGTCGTCATCCGAACGCGTCCGCCGGGAGCCGCAGCCCTCTGCCATCACCGTTGATGCCGCGGTCAACGGGAGCTTCATCGGCATCGGGGGCGTCATCGTCCGGCACGGGCAAGCGCGCGCCTCTGCTCTCCGCGACCCGATGCACGTTGGTGAGGGTGCTGGTCAATTCCACGGCCAGCAGGTGGATTTCCCCTGGTGTCCAGGTACGGGTGTCAAGGACACGGCACGCTTCCTCGAGGAGTTCCGCGGCGAAGTCGAGCTGCGCCGCCTCCATCTCGTCGGCGAGCTGGGACACGTACCCGACGCCGTCGCCTGCGAGGAAGCACGGTTTCCCGTCCGGGCTCAACCAGGGCAGGAGCCGCGGGGCGTCCATGGGGGCCATCAGCCCGCCACCTCCACGCGGCGAATCCGGCGCGGCCTGGAGTCGGCTCCGTACGTCGCGAAATGCGACCCGTGCCGCCGCCCGTACTCCAACCGTCGTTTCCGCCGCTCCTCCGGGGTGAGGGCGTAGGGACGGATCAGGGTCGTGGCCTCGCCGCGCAGCAACCCGTCGCTCCCGCCTGACACACGGGCAAGGACGAGTGTCGGCGCCTCCTCACACCTCGGGGCGGGAACAGAGCCGGAGGACCGGTGACACCCTCGTGCGGGCAATAACAGCCGCAGCAGCAATTCGAAGATCTTGGCGATAGTCTTCGCCATGTCGTCAACCTCCCAGGGGTTGATGGCCATGCCCCCGGACCGTTCGCGCGGTCGCGGGGGTCATTGGTAGGCGTTTGCTCAATGGACTTCTGATCGTTTGCCGTGACGACGTGGTGCCCCACCAGTGCACCGCCTCGGGGACATCCATGAGTGCCCGACGACCGGACGTTCAGCCGGACACTTTCGCGTGCAGGCGGACGCTTTCGCCATCGGGGTACGGGCCGAGTCGCTACGGTGAGCAGAGACTCCGGGCACACAAGGGGACCTGCATGGCGGTAGCGACGTGAGCAAGCTCGGTTGGCTGCGCAAGCAAGCCGGGTACACGCAAGAGACCTTCACTGCCACGTTCGCCCGCGAGGCCGCACGTCTGGGGATCGATGCTTCGGTGAGCGTCCGCCAGCTTCGGCGTTGGGAAGGAGAGTCGCCACCACCGTTACCGCATCCGAGCCAACAGGCTGTACTGGAAGCGATGTTCGGTCTCCCACTCGCCGAGATGGGGTTCGACGTACCCGGACACAGACGCGCAACTGTCCAGCTAATCGGTGACGATGGAGACGTGAAACGTCGAGCATTCGTCGCCGGCACGGGAGCGGTCGCGGCAGCGGCCATTCTCCCTGGCCAGCACGGCCCGCGTATCGGTACGAGTGACGTAGCGGTGCTCCGCGCCCGCCTGGCCGAGCTGTACGCAGTTGACCACTGCTCCGGCGGGATCCCTGCCAAGGCTCGCGCGAAGCAACTCGAACGGCACCTCACACAGACCCTGAAAGACTCGGTCCATACAGCCAAGATCGGTCGTGACCTGCAGGCGATGCTGTCTGAGCTGCACAGCAACCAAGCCTGGTACGGCTACGACGGCGGCCCGGTCAATGAGGCACGCGCGGCTTCCATGGAGGCTTTGACGGCTGCCCAGCTCATCGGCGACGAACTGTTGCAAATTTCGGCGCTGGAGACGCTCGTACTGATCGACGTCAAGGCGGACCGGGCGTGGGAAGCCGCATCGGCAGTCGAGACCGCGTATGGCCTGGCCGGCAGGGTCGGGGCCGGGCCTGCCGTTCATCTCGTGATTGCACTTCGCGAAGCGAATGTCAGCACGCATGTCGGGGATACGGCTGGCGCCCGCCACGCGCTCAGCCGTGCGCTCTCTTACCAGAGTCGCAATGAAGGGAGCGACGACGTGCCCGATTGGGCGCGCTTCGCCGGCCCCGTGGAAATCGACTACGCCACGGCGGAGATGTACGCGAGGGCAGGGAAGCCCCAGCGTGCAGTGCCATTTTTGCGCGCTGCTGTCGAGGGCCTCGGAGGCGGTTATGCCCGCAATACGGCGTGGTACAGATCCAAGCTGGCCAGCGCCCTTCTCGACGCGGGAGAGGTAGAGGAGGCGTGCGCCGAGATGGCGGGCGTACTCGCATCGTGCGGAGAGATCGCCTCCAATCGCCTCACCGGACGCATCCAGGCTTTTCGGAAGACCGTCGACGCCATCGACACCACCACGGCCCGCGACGTCTCGGACCGAATCCAAGAAACCATGCGAGGAGGCCGCACATGACTGTGCCGGAGGCGATCACCGTTGCCCCCTTGGACGGCCCGGCGGCCGCGCGGTCCGAGCCCGCGTTCAGGCTCGTCTACGCCGAGGTCTTCGCCGAGGAACCGTACGAGGAATCCCCGGAATCGGTAGCGGCGACGTTCCGCCGTTTCCGCTCCCAGGTCCGCAAATCCACCTTCCGTGCTGCCCTTGCCCAGACCGCCGGTGGTGAACCAGTAGGCGTCGCGTACGGCTATCCGCTCAGCCCCACGACCGGTTGGTGGGACCGCCTGATCACCCCTGCCCCGGCCGATCTCAGGCGCGAGGACGGGCAACGCACATTCGGGCTGATGGAGTTCGCGGTACGGGCACCCTGGCGTCGGCTCGGGATCGGTCGGCGGCTGCACGAGGCGCTGCTCGTGGAAGGCAACGAAGAGCGCGTGATTCTCAATGCGCTACCGGACGCCAGGGCAGCGCAAACGGCTTACCGATCCTGGGGATACCGCAAGGTGGGTGAGGCTCACCCCTGGGAGGGCGCGGCGCTCCATGACGTGATGGTGCTCCAACTGCGTTGAGCAGTCAGTCCGGTGCCGTTGTCGTCTCCAGCCAGTGGAGATACGCCTCCGCCCCCGCGACAATCCGGACAGCGGACACCTCCGGATTCCGCCACGGGTGGTGCTCCAGCAGATGCTTCTCGACCTCGTCGTACCGGTCCGCACGGACCTTAATGAGAAGCTGCCATTCCTCGCCCGAGCCGAACTCGCCCTGGTGCCAGAACACGGACCCGACCGGCCCGACGATCTGCGCTCCGGCTGCGAGCCGTGCGGAGACGACCGACTGCGCCAGCTTCACAGCCGCTTCGCGGGTCTCCGTTGCGGTGGACACCTGAAGAAAGTCAGTCATGCGGCGACTGTAGCGGCGAAGTGGCACCAGGGTTGCCGTTACATGCGTTCACGGAACGGGTGGGTGGCGGGGGTGGGTGGCGGGGGTGGAGCCGCTTGCTTGACGCTCGCGGCTGCCCAGGTACCCGTACCCGCGGATGCCACCCGCCCCCGTCACCCCCTCAAATGCCCCGGCCCGAACGCATCCGGCAGCAGCTCGGCCAGCGGCCGGATGCCGGCCGCCGTGTCGACGAGGAGCTCGGGGCCGCCGTGCTCGTACAGGAGCTGGCGGCAGCGGCCGCACGGGACGAGCAGCTCGCCCGCGCCGTCGACGCAGGTGAAGGCGGTCAGGCGGGGGTCCGGGCCGGCGCTGTCGGGGCGGCCGGCGAACAGCTCGGAGACCAGGCCGCATTCGGCGCAGAGGGCGAGGCCGTACGAGGCGTTCTCGACGTTGCAGCCGGTGACCGTGCGGCCGTCGTCCACGAGGGCGGCGGCGCCGACGGGATAGCCGGAATAAGGGGCGTAGGCCCGGGACATCGCGTCCCGGGCCTGCGCGCGCAGTGCGGTCCAGTCGACCGGCACCGGTGGTGTCATGTGCCTTGTCCTCGGCGGTAGGGCCTGCCGTTCGCCTTCGGGGGCCGCAACCGCTGGGCGGAGAGGGCGAGGACGAGCAGGGTGGCGATGTACGGGCTCGCCTCGACCAGTTCGAGCGGAACGGTGTCGGCCAGGAAGTACCAGCCTATGAGGACGGCGGCGGCCACCGCCGACAGCGCGGCCTGGGTGCGCTTGGCGGCGCGCAGCTTCAGCAGCGCGATCACCGCGAGCAGGGCGGCCAGGCCCAGCAGCAGGGCATGGACGGTCGGGCCGCCGCTGCGCAGCTGCATGGCGTCCATGAAGCCGAACAGGCCCGCGCCCATCGCGACGCCGCCAGGACGCCAGTTGCCGAAGATCATCGTGGCGAGACCGATGTAGCCGCGGCCGCCGGTCTGGCCGTCCTGATAGAAGTGCACCCCGATGGAGAGGAAGGCACCGCCGAGGCCGGCCAGCGCGCCGGAGACCAGGACCGCCGCGTACTTGTACGAGTAGACGTTGACGCCCAGCGACTCGGCCGAGACCGGGGCCTCGCCGCAGGAGCGCAGCCGCAGACCGAACGAGGAGCGCCACAGCACGTAGAAGGTGCCGACGAACAGGCCGATGGTCAGCAGCGTGAGCCAGGAGACGTTGGTGACGGCCGCGCCGAGGATGCCGGCCAGGTCCGAGACGAGGAACCAGTGGTGGCCCTCGACGGAGTTGAGCCAGTCCGACAGGCCGGGGACGGTGAAGCTCGGCATGTCGGGCATCGGCGGGGACTGCTTGTCGTTGCCGCCGGCGGCCATCGCCGCGCTGCCCTCCTGGCCGAACCACAGGGTGGCCAGGTACTGGGTGGCGCCGAGCGCCAGGATGTTGACCGCGACACCGGAGACGATGTGGTCGACGCCGAAGGTGACGGTGGCGACGGCGTGGATGAGGCCGCCGAGCGCGCCGCCGACGAT
It contains:
- the cutA gene encoding divalent-cation tolerance protein CutA encodes the protein MTDFLQVSTATETREAAVKLAQSVVSARLAAGAQIVGPVGSVFWHQGEFGSGEEWQLLIKVRADRYDEVEKHLLEHHPWRNPEVSAVRIVAGAEAYLHWLETTTAPD
- the tgmA gene encoding putative ATP-grasp-modified RiPP, with the protein product MPTPVEERRPAGRLLDAPELRLPLSTDGSASLPELSDHEGPAPFAFRFLTPVAATGGILPSDVAYDEESQTGVYEDMPPGVYMTKNPPKTYGPTAPTGQMDAPDDPGPSDD
- a CDS encoding ABC transporter permease, with protein sequence MSTDLKTATKLAVPGKSGRRKLTYPWILLIIAGALVALSALRAITGTADLTSTGQFGAALSAAVPIGLAGLGGLWSERAGVVNIGLEGMMMLGSFAAGWIGWQHGPWAAALAGIVGGALGGLIHAVATVTFGVDHIVSGVAVNILALGATQYLATLWFGQEGSAAMAAGGNDKQSPPMPDMPSFTVPGLSDWLNSVEGHHWFLVSDLAGILGAAVTNVSWLTLLTIGLFVGTFYVLWRSSFGLRLRSCGEAPVSAESLGVNVYSYKYAAVLVSGALAGLGGAFLSIGVHFYQDGQTGGRGYIGLATMIFGNWRPGGVAMGAGLFGFMDAMQLRSGGPTVHALLLGLAALLAVIALLKLRAAKRTQAALSAVAAAVLIGWYFLADTVPLELVEASPYIATLLVLALSAQRLRPPKANGRPYRRGQGT
- a CDS encoding GNAT family N-acetyltransferase, with the translated sequence MTVPEAITVAPLDGPAAARSEPAFRLVYAEVFAEEPYEESPESVAATFRRFRSQVRKSTFRAALAQTAGGEPVGVAYGYPLSPTTGWWDRLITPAPADLRREDGQRTFGLMEFAVRAPWRRLGIGRRLHEALLVEGNEERVILNALPDARAAQTAYRSWGYRKVGEAHPWEGAALHDVMVLQLR
- a CDS encoding cytidine deaminase, coding for MTPPVPVDWTALRAQARDAMSRAYAPYSGYPVGAAALVDDGRTVTGCNVENASYGLALCAECGLVSELFAGRPDSAGPDPRLTAFTCVDGAGELLVPCGRCRQLLYEHGGPELLVDTAAGIRPLAELLPDAFGPGHLRG